The Xiphophorus couchianus chromosome 5, X_couchianus-1.0, whole genome shotgun sequence genome includes a region encoding these proteins:
- the hmx4 gene encoding H6 family homeobox 4, with product MNKAEAPCRPIASLKFTIDNILNLKTSSDSCHSSGQQDEAVPEQRPDPGSKLTQSGLMSSGSGTVDSVIISCVNQGKSADTRFESGDSSCDDSGSISTTVTAAALVAPMDPHRGGSPNKKSKIVTKKKTRTIFSKRQIFQLESTFDMKRYLSSAERACLASSLQLTETQVKIWFQNRRNKLKRQISTEIDGPAGDFPEAGKPASVGNLPALYKESNLLGRCLLPMPLPVVYPGSSTPYLCFSNASKYFSLYDGDV from the exons ATGAACAAAGCAGAAGCACCATGTCGACCCATCGCATCTCTGAAATTCACCATTGACAACATCCTGAACCTGAAGACGAGCTCTGACAGCTGTCATTCCTCCGGGCAGCAGGATGAAGCGGTCCCAGAGCAGAGGCCAGACCCGGGCAGCAAGCTGACCCAAAGCG GGCTTATGAGCTCCGGCAGCGGAACGGTAGACTCGGTCATCATCAGCTGCGTGAACCAGGGGAAGTCGGCCGACACGCGCTTCGAGAGCGGGGACAGCAGCTGCGACGACAGCGGCTCCATCTCCACCACCGTGACTGCAGCAGCGCTGGTGGCTCCCATGGACCCCCACAGGGGAGGGAGCCccaacaaaaagagcaaaatagtGACCAAAAAGAAGACGCGCACAATCTTTTCCAAGAGACAGATTTTCCAGTTGGAGTCTACCTTCGACATGAAACGCTACCTGAGCAGCGCAGAGCGCGCGTGCCTGGCCAGCTCTCTACAGCTGACGGAGACGCAGGTGAAAATATGGTTTCAGAACCGCAGGAATAAACTGAAGCGCCAGATCTCCACCGAGATCGACGGACCGGCTGGCGATTTCCCCGAGGCTGGGAAACCGGCGTCGGTGGGGAATCTGCCGGCCTTGTATAAAGAGAGCAACCTGCTGGGCAGATGTCTGCTGCCCATGCCCCTTCCGGTGGTGTACCCGGGGAGTAGCACGCCTTACCTCTGCTTCTCTAACGCCAGCAAGTACTTCAGCCTGTACGACGGGGACGTATGA